The Bacteroidota bacterium nucleotide sequence CAGAATTACTGGCATATACATTATCTGAGTCATCAACCGTTAATCCTTTTATATCTCCTGCCTGAAGACCCGATTGTGCAAGCACCCAGGAATCACCATTATCTGTCGAGCGATAAACAAAAGTAGTTGGCCAATTATTAGTAAATCCAATGAATATTGTACCATCCGGTTTAATTGAGATACTTTTAATTTCACTATTATTCACATCTCGTGAAGATAAGCCATTATTTATTGGCTCCCAGGTTAAACCATTATCTTTTGATCTTGACATACCAACTGTTGAGGCAAATAAAAATCCATTCGACGGACTTACTGCCAATACTTTAACATATGCAGAAATTAAACCCACCTGCTGCCAGCTCTCACAGTTATCCACTGATCTGTAAATTCCGCCTCCGACTGTTCCGGCATAAACACTTCCATCATTTGATATGTGCATTGATTTGATATAGATATGTCCGAGTCCGGAATTTTGCTGTGTCCAGGTTGCACCATCATCTGTTGATCGCCAGATGCCCCAACCATAGCTCCCGACAAAAATATGGCCATCGGTATTGATAACTATGTTGTGTGAAGGATAAACTCTGAAACCTTCTTTTACAGGCGTCCAGCTATTGCCGTTGTTTGTTGATTTAAAGACACCTGAGTATGTAGTATGTTCCTCGGAAGTACCGGCGAATAAATTTCCATTTGGAGCAACAGCAATTGAGTTGATGTAGGTAACTCCGGACATATTCGTCCATGTTGCACCTCTATCAGTTGAGCGTCTTCCAACTTGACCACCGAAAAAGATATGCCCGCTATCATTTATCGCAATACAGGGACCTCCACCTCCTGAATAATGATTCCAGGTATATCCTCCATCTTTTGAAACACTGTATTGTCCAAATCCAGTATTGCCGACATAAATATGTCCGCTATCATTTTGAGCAACGCAACTTCCACCTAAACCTGAGAAAATACTGGTCCAATTTTCACCATTATCGGTAGATCTGAAGACATAAGCACCAACATGGCTTCCAGCACCGGCTATTAAATTATCAGCGCTATCAACCACAATCCAGCCAACATTTCGATAGTCCAAAGCGACCCCATTGATAATACTTTGGAAGGTTAATCCTTCATCAACAGATCTAAAGAAACCTTTATAATCATCGGAACCAGAGAAAATATTGCCGTTGCTATTAGAAGCAAAGCAGGTGGGGGTCCCTCCAAACGGACCATTAAGCTGCTCCCACTGAATCGATTGTGAAAATAAAAATGAAGTGCAAAAGAATAATAGAAAAAATAAACA carries:
- a CDS encoding T9SS type A sorting domain-containing protein, with protein sequence MKKCLFFLLFFCTSFLFSQSIQWEQLNGPFGGTPTCFASNSNGNIFSGSDDYKGFFRSVDEGLTFQSIINGVALDYRNVGWIVVDSADNLIAGAGSHVGAYVFRSTDNGENWTSIFSGLGGSCVAQNDSGHIYVGNTGFGQYSVSKDGGYTWNHYSGGGGPCIAINDSGHIFFGGQVGRRSTDRGATWTNMSGVTYINSIAVAPNGNLFAGTSEEHTTYSGVFKSTNNGNSWTPVKEGFRVYPSHNIVINTDGHIFVGSYGWGIWRSTDDGATWTQQNSGLGHIYIKSMHISNDGSVYAGTVGGGIYRSVDNCESWQQVGLISAYVKVLAVSPSNGFLFASTVGMSRSKDNGLTWEPINNGLSSRDVNNSEIKSISIKPDGTIFIGFTNNWPTTFVYRSTDNGDSWVLAQSGLQAGDIKGLTVDDSDNVYASNSAGVFKSTNNGVSWYRIGNVPDGKLKFNSLGDLFLGSYCGGLWKLPAGDTVWVDLTSNYGSSCIYSFFISSNDYLYTDQKRSTDNGLTWTPMPLGNMAYSYAENSQGHLFAGTFNYGSGVKRSTDFGVTWVSINSGIPTNDVRSVAIDADGFLYSGPWGYSLYKTTTSTVTSVEDMESIPSSFSLGQNYPNPFNPSTKISWQSPVSGWTTLKVFDMLGREVATLVDEYKQAGKYEFGFRPSANGSDFGFSTGVYYYRLTIGEYTATKKFLLLK